One region of Fervidobacterium sp. genomic DNA includes:
- the obgE gene encoding GTPase ObgE, which translates to MEKLEFIDILDIYVKAGDGGNGAVTFRREKYVPFGGPDGGDGGDGGYVFLVADPTLSTLYHLSEKKRYFAENAQHGQGKKKNGRNGKDLILRVPVGTIVKDFDTREIIADLDEPGKYCCVAIGGKGGRGNAHFKSSTNRAPKFAEHGAKGEERHILLELKLLADAGLVGYPNVGKSSIISRISNAHPKIANYHFTTLVPNLGVVSVDNSDKSFVIADIPGLIKGASEGKGLGNVFLKHVERCSLIVHVIDIAGSEGRDPIQDYFDIRKELQHFNNELYEKTEIVVGNKVDLLTSKELEERIKLFVEKTGKSIIPISAVTGFGLEKLKYSIWEVVKESKKLQQGVLDISNINFVKPAPVRLILPDVVDIIVKKESNAFVVVSNYIKKYIEKYKKDNKYLLDDILELLQKNGLEQKLKEAGAQDGDIVWIEGVEFIFKE; encoded by the coding sequence ATGGAGAAATTAGAGTTTATCGATATTTTGGATATATACGTTAAAGCAGGTGATGGAGGAAACGGAGCTGTAACTTTTAGAAGGGAAAAATACGTGCCATTTGGTGGACCAGATGGTGGTGACGGAGGTGATGGTGGGTATGTGTTTCTCGTAGCAGACCCAACTTTGTCAACTCTATACCATCTATCTGAGAAAAAGAGATACTTTGCGGAGAATGCACAACATGGACAAGGAAAAAAGAAAAACGGTCGAAACGGGAAAGACTTAATTTTACGTGTACCTGTTGGTACTATTGTTAAAGACTTTGATACAAGGGAGATCATAGCAGATCTTGATGAACCAGGTAAATATTGTTGTGTTGCCATAGGTGGTAAAGGAGGACGTGGTAATGCACATTTCAAAAGTTCGACAAATCGAGCACCGAAGTTTGCGGAACATGGAGCTAAAGGAGAAGAAAGGCACATTTTACTAGAACTAAAACTACTTGCCGATGCAGGACTTGTTGGTTATCCTAACGTTGGTAAGAGTTCCATCATATCTAGAATAAGTAACGCACATCCAAAGATTGCAAATTACCATTTTACTACACTTGTTCCAAATCTCGGAGTGGTTTCTGTTGATAATTCGGACAAGTCGTTTGTTATCGCTGACATTCCAGGATTGATTAAAGGTGCAAGTGAAGGTAAGGGATTAGGTAATGTTTTCTTAAAACACGTTGAAAGATGTAGCTTAATCGTACACGTAATAGACATTGCAGGTAGTGAAGGAAGAGATCCTATACAAGATTATTTTGACATAAGAAAGGAACTCCAACACTTTAACAATGAACTTTATGAAAAAACGGAAATAGTTGTTGGGAATAAAGTGGATCTGCTTACATCTAAAGAGTTGGAAGAAAGAATAAAGCTTTTTGTTGAGAAGACGGGAAAATCAATAATACCAATTTCTGCTGTTACTGGGTTTGGTCTCGAAAAACTCAAGTATTCAATTTGGGAAGTCGTAAAAGAGAGCAAAAAACTACAACAAGGTGTTCTGGACATTAGCAATATAAATTTTGTAAAACCTGCACCAGTTAGGTTAATTTTGCCTGATGTTGTTGATATAATTGTTAAGAAAGAATCCAATGCATTTGTAGTTGTGAGTAATTATATCAAAAAGTATATAGAAAAATACAAGAAAGATAATAAATATTTGCTTGATGATATACTTGAACTACTACAAAAAAATGGACTCGAGCAAAAGCTGAAAGAGGCTGGTGCGCAAGATGGCGATATTGTCTGGATTGAAGGCGTTGAATTTATTTTCAAAGAGTGA
- a CDS encoding nicotinate-nicotinamide nucleotide adenylyltransferase produces MAILSGLKALNLFSKSDTCVIFGGSFNPPHVAHTIVLSYAIDVFNADFYVLPTKTPPHKDVNIPFDKRFEWTEKSFSCFEKIDNVFIWDLEKHIEGVNYAIRNVEEFSKYYKNIVLLVGEDALGNIESWYEYKRIFDMAFFAVYPRTRNGELYERGKRILGDRYSRVIELKNFPLLEISSSDIRKRIIQGKSIHGMVNESIIDDVVKTFSENLSGGR; encoded by the coding sequence ATGGCGATATTGTCTGGATTGAAGGCGTTGAATTTATTTTCAAAGAGTGATACCTGTGTTATATTTGGTGGATCTTTTAATCCACCTCATGTTGCACATACTATTGTACTATCTTATGCAATTGATGTGTTTAATGCTGATTTTTACGTGCTACCCACAAAAACTCCACCTCATAAAGACGTGAACATACCTTTTGACAAGCGCTTTGAATGGACTGAGAAGTCATTTAGTTGCTTTGAAAAGATCGATAATGTTTTCATTTGGGATCTTGAGAAACACATAGAAGGCGTTAATTACGCAATTAGAAACGTTGAGGAATTTTCGAAATATTACAAAAATATTGTGCTACTTGTCGGGGAAGATGCTCTTGGAAATATAGAGAGTTGGTATGAATATAAAAGAATTTTCGACATGGCATTCTTTGCAGTATATCCTCGTACACGTAACGGAGAACTTTACGAAAGAGGTAAAAGGATACTCGGCGATCGTTATTCAAGAGTAATAGAGCTGAAAAACTTTCCACTCTTAGAGATATCCTCGTCTGATATTCGAAAAAGAATAATTCAGGGGAAGAGTATACATGGTATGGTAAACGAAAGTATTATTGACGATGTTGTTAAAACGTTCTCAGAAAATTTAAGTGGAGGAAGGTAG
- a CDS encoding tRNA-dihydrouridine synthase family protein, translated as MLEFFPGKIGLAPMAGITDFAFRKICFEHGAEFAFTEMISAKSVLMNIKINECYLPKEQENTRVGIQLFGSDPMELSEAASIVQNMGLWVDLNAGCPVNKVVKKGSGSALLRDLTRLRQVVRNMRKVLKRFTVKTRLGWEKDEFEKIYNILVEEGVDAIFVHGRTAKQMYSGKAKWNIYNPGYVPLYISGDIYTKTDVEKALLESKAHGVIVARGSIGNPWIFSDVNPTIQNRLDTINRHLDYLYQIHGDYGAVVFRKFIAGYTKDIPGAREFRCKAMKLKTIAELKKMFQTFLADKMLQR; from the coding sequence ATGCTTGAGTTTTTTCCTGGAAAAATAGGACTTGCACCAATGGCTGGAATAACCGACTTTGCATTTCGAAAGATTTGTTTTGAGCATGGTGCAGAGTTTGCTTTTACGGAGATGATAAGCGCAAAAAGTGTGTTGATGAATATAAAGATAAATGAATGTTATCTTCCCAAGGAACAAGAAAATACACGTGTTGGTATACAACTTTTCGGTTCTGACCCGATGGAGCTATCTGAGGCTGCAAGTATAGTTCAGAACATGGGATTGTGGGTGGACCTAAATGCTGGTTGCCCTGTAAACAAAGTGGTTAAAAAAGGCAGTGGAAGTGCGTTGTTGAGAGATTTAACAAGGCTTAGGCAGGTTGTAAGAAATATGAGAAAGGTGCTGAAACGTTTCACGGTTAAAACACGCCTAGGTTGGGAGAAAGACGAATTTGAAAAGATATATAATATCTTAGTAGAAGAAGGCGTTGATGCAATATTTGTTCATGGTAGAACAGCAAAACAAATGTACTCTGGAAAAGCTAAATGGAATATTTACAACCCTGGTTATGTGCCGTTGTACATTAGTGGAGACATTTACACTAAAACCGACGTTGAGAAAGCCCTGTTAGAAAGTAAAGCGCATGGAGTCATAGTAGCACGTGGTAGCATAGGTAATCCGTGGATATTCTCAGATGTAAATCCAACTATACAAAACCGTTTGGATACTATAAATAGGCATCTTGACTACCTTTATCAAATTCATGGAGATTACGGTGCAGTTGTGTTTAGAAAGTTTATCGCTGGTTATACTAAAGATATACCAGGTGCTCGTGAATTTAGGTGTAAAGCTATGAAATTGAAGACCATAGCCGAATTGAAAAAAATGTTTCAGACTTTCTTAGCTGATAAGATGTTGCAGCGCTAA
- a CDS encoding histidine phosphatase family protein, producing the protein MGLVYLVRHASTEWNERQLWQGVVDTELSTTGIEQANGLAKYFIDNNIKIDFIFSSPMKRAFQTAHIIASKMGFQPDKILIDSRLRECEIVLWNGKNFEEIKRECFQEFLEWQNNLISSVNGVESLESVQKRMVEFFEEKMVHFANKNVIIVSHAISLRMFIAKILNLIPPNHLNYSLDNASISAVEQTKDRLRIKFLNLTICRNGC; encoded by the coding sequence ATGGGACTTGTGTATCTTGTTAGACACGCAAGCACAGAGTGGAATGAGAGGCAGTTGTGGCAAGGTGTTGTTGATACTGAATTATCAACCACTGGTATTGAACAAGCAAATGGGCTCGCAAAATATTTCATAGACAATAACATAAAGATAGATTTTATTTTTTCGAGTCCAATGAAAAGAGCTTTTCAAACAGCACATATAATAGCTTCCAAAATGGGTTTCCAACCTGATAAAATATTAATAGATTCAAGATTAAGAGAATGTGAAATAGTTTTATGGAATGGAAAAAACTTTGAAGAAATCAAGAGAGAGTGTTTTCAAGAGTTCTTAGAATGGCAAAATAACTTAATTTCATCGGTTAACGGTGTTGAGTCCCTCGAAAGTGTTCAAAAGAGAATGGTTGAATTTTTTGAAGAAAAGATGGTTCACTTTGCAAACAAAAATGTTATAATTGTTTCGCACGCAATTTCTTTGAGAATGTTTATAGCTAAGATTTTAAATTTAATTCCTCCAAATCACTTGAATTATTCTCTTGATAATGCATCTATATCAGCTGTAGAACAAACAAAGGATAGATTGAGAATAAAGTTCTTAAACTTAACAATCTGTCGTAACGGTTGTTAA
- a CDS encoding ABC transporter ATP-binding protein: MPGSSVTIVDVNKYYDDFHVLKNINLEIKENEFFSLLGPSGCGKTTLLRIIAGLEDVDTGDVLLDNRSILHLPPNKRPINTIFQNYALFPHLNVYENIAFPLRLKKLSEIEIKEKVEWLLSLVRLEEHSKKKPSQLSGGQKQRVSLARALANEPRVLLLDEPISALDAKLRQELLIELDNLHDKIGITFIYVTHDQSEAISVSDHVAVMNNGVIVQYGTPYEIYESPANSFVATFIGETNLMKGEVTKLLSESYAVVEFPSLGEIICYRDKPVKEKDYVLVTLRPEKIRITHSKPTFSENTITNVVHGLVDETIYMGYQTKYFVRTDEGYILKVYKQHVSYLLDEKIIQWKDEVFLYWNPDDSYIVEVEQD; the protein is encoded by the coding sequence TTGCCAGGAAGTAGCGTAACGATAGTTGATGTTAATAAGTACTACGACGATTTTCATGTACTGAAAAATATAAATTTAGAGATCAAAGAAAACGAGTTTTTTTCTCTTCTTGGTCCATCCGGATGTGGTAAGACTACTTTGTTGAGAATTATAGCTGGACTTGAGGATGTGGACACTGGTGATGTGCTTTTAGATAACAGGAGTATTTTGCACCTTCCTCCCAACAAAAGACCAATTAATACAATTTTTCAGAATTATGCTCTATTTCCACATTTAAATGTTTATGAGAATATTGCTTTTCCACTTCGACTTAAAAAGCTTTCCGAGATCGAAATCAAAGAGAAGGTTGAATGGCTTTTGAGTTTGGTTAGATTAGAAGAACACTCAAAAAAGAAGCCTTCCCAGTTGTCCGGTGGTCAAAAACAAAGAGTCTCTTTAGCTCGCGCACTTGCGAATGAACCAAGAGTGTTGTTACTTGATGAACCGATTAGCGCACTTGATGCGAAACTTCGTCAAGAGTTGCTTATAGAGCTTGATAATTTGCACGATAAAATAGGCATAACCTTTATATATGTTACACATGACCAATCCGAGGCAATCAGCGTTTCAGATCATGTTGCGGTTATGAACAATGGAGTAATTGTTCAGTACGGCACCCCGTATGAAATATACGAAAGCCCTGCAAATTCTTTTGTTGCAACTTTCATTGGAGAAACAAACTTAATGAAAGGTGAGGTTACCAAACTACTTTCCGAATCTTATGCTGTTGTTGAATTTCCATCCTTAGGAGAAATCATTTGTTACCGTGACAAACCAGTTAAGGAAAAAGATTATGTACTTGTGACTCTTCGCCCGGAGAAAATAAGAATAACTCATTCAAAACCCACTTTTTCTGAAAACACTATAACTAACGTTGTTCACGGATTGGTTGATGAAACTATATACATGGGTTACCAAACGAAATATTTTGTAAGAACAGATGAAGGGTACATATTGAAAGTTTACAAACAACACGTGAGTTACTTACTTGACGAAAAGATAATCCAATGGAAAGATGAAGTTTTCTTGTATTGGAATCCAGATGATAGCTACATAGTGGAGGTAGAACAAGATTGA
- a CDS encoding ABC transporter permease — MKGSRLLKSFESYGYIYLIWLVVFFLVPVLVILTYSFLTRDFQGGVKPLFSLNGYKDILNTTYFAVFIRTVFVSLISALVSILIAVPVSYYIAYSKLKNLLLLLVIIPFWTNSLIRIYAWIFILGNNGLINQMLVKLGFVETYIRFMYNNFSVILVLVYTYLPFAILPLYSSIERLEKPIFEAAMDLGCTKRQVFFKVLLPNIRQGIVSAFVFVFIPALGTYAVPELVGGKESRLIGNEIARQLTTAKNWPAAAAISSLLLVITIVVVLIFMYGGGKREAR; from the coding sequence TTGAAAGGATCGAGATTGTTGAAAAGTTTTGAATCTTATGGCTATATCTACCTCATTTGGCTTGTTGTGTTTTTTCTCGTTCCAGTTCTTGTAATTTTGACTTACAGCTTTTTGACCCGTGATTTTCAAGGCGGAGTTAAGCCGCTTTTTTCATTGAACGGTTACAAAGATATATTGAACACTACATACTTTGCAGTTTTCATTAGAACGGTTTTTGTATCACTTATTTCCGCCTTAGTTTCGATACTTATTGCTGTGCCTGTCTCATATTATATTGCTTACAGTAAGTTGAAGAATCTACTTCTACTGTTAGTGATAATCCCATTTTGGACTAACTCTCTCATCAGAATATATGCATGGATTTTCATATTAGGCAACAACGGATTGATAAATCAGATGTTAGTAAAGCTTGGCTTTGTTGAAACGTACATCAGATTTATGTATAACAACTTTTCAGTTATTTTAGTGCTTGTTTATACATATCTTCCGTTTGCAATTTTGCCACTTTATTCATCAATAGAAAGGTTAGAAAAACCGATCTTTGAAGCCGCAATGGATTTGGGTTGCACCAAGAGACAAGTTTTTTTTAAGGTGTTGCTACCAAATATAAGACAAGGAATTGTTTCTGCATTTGTTTTTGTTTTCATCCCTGCCCTTGGAACGTATGCAGTTCCGGAGCTTGTGGGTGGTAAAGAATCAAGGCTCATTGGAAACGAAATTGCAAGACAGCTTACAACTGCGAAAAATTGGCCCGCAGCAGCTGCAATATCTTCTTTGCTCTTGGTAATTACAATAGTTGTTGTTTTGATATTTATGTACGGGGGCGGAAAGCGTGAAGCCAGGTAA
- a CDS encoding ABC transporter permease, with the protein MKPGKFSKFVLLLTLLFFYIPIFVLVVFSFNSSKSPEWTGFSMRWYYQLFTSSEHIWRTFVNSMVVGISASLFSVIIGTLGAIAVYLGSERFRKLMWTTTYIPFVVPDIIIGVSLLIFFTTIRLKLSLFTIFLAHVTFSIPYTMMIILTRLQDFDKSIIEASYDLGATKFITLRKVIIPVALPGVIAAFFMAFTLSIDDFVITFFVAGPGSTTLPLQIFSMVRFGISPVINAISTLLLVGTVIISIFLRRYVRYII; encoded by the coding sequence GTGAAGCCAGGTAAGTTTTCAAAATTTGTCCTTTTGCTAACGCTTTTATTCTTTTACATTCCTATATTTGTACTCGTTGTTTTTTCGTTTAACTCTTCAAAATCACCAGAATGGACAGGATTTAGTATGCGTTGGTATTATCAATTATTTACATCCTCAGAGCATATTTGGAGGACCTTTGTAAATTCCATGGTGGTAGGTATTTCAGCAAGCCTATTTTCTGTGATTATAGGAACGCTTGGGGCTATAGCCGTATACCTTGGGTCAGAAAGGTTCAGAAAATTGATGTGGACGACAACTTATATACCATTTGTTGTACCTGATATTATAATTGGGGTTTCATTACTGATTTTTTTCACCACTATTCGTCTAAAGCTCAGTTTGTTTACTATATTCTTAGCGCATGTAACGTTTTCCATTCCTTACACTATGATGATAATCCTCACAAGATTACAGGATTTTGATAAAAGCATCATAGAAGCATCGTACGATTTAGGTGCAACAAAGTTTATTACGTTAAGAAAAGTTATAATTCCCGTGGCTTTGCCCGGTGTAATTGCAGCATTTTTCATGGCCTTCACGCTCTCAATAGATGACTTTGTCATCACATTTTTTGTTGCTGGACCAGGTTCGACAACTTTGCCATTACAAATATTTTCCATGGTCAGGTTTGGAATCTCCCCTGTGATAAATGCTATATCGACATTACTTCTTGTTGGAACAGTGATCATAAGTATTTTCCTAAGAAGGTATGTAAGGTATATAATTTAA
- a CDS encoding purine-nucleoside phosphorylase produces MVHEDLKLYVERVKRSAEYLKSKITETPEVCVVLGSGLHGIAESVQNPIKISYKDIPEFPVSTAPGHKGELVFGKLNDKNVVLMNGRFHYYEGYHMRDVTFGVRVMQQLGVKYLFLTNAAGGLNPEFEVGRPMIITDHINMMGDNPLIGPNVQEWGPRFPDMSNAYDKSLRETAKRVASELNIPIYEGVYVAVTGPNFETPAELRMLRWMGADAVGMSTVPEVIVAAHAGIKVLAISAITDRAVPDDLKPLTAEEVLEVAHRTGQMIAKILAEVVKRI; encoded by the coding sequence ATGGTTCACGAAGATCTCAAGCTGTATGTGGAAAGGGTTAAGAGGTCTGCAGAATACTTAAAAAGTAAGATAACAGAAACACCAGAAGTTTGTGTTGTACTTGGTTCTGGTTTGCATGGTATTGCTGAAAGTGTTCAAAACCCAATTAAAATTTCGTACAAAGACATTCCAGAATTTCCAGTTTCGACAGCACCAGGTCACAAAGGAGAGTTGGTGTTTGGGAAATTGAACGATAAGAACGTTGTGCTTATGAACGGAAGATTTCACTATTACGAAGGTTACCATATGAGAGATGTAACATTTGGAGTTCGTGTGATGCAACAGCTTGGTGTGAAATATCTTTTCCTCACAAACGCAGCCGGCGGTTTGAATCCTGAGTTTGAAGTTGGAAGGCCTATGATCATCACTGACCATATAAATATGATGGGTGATAATCCTCTAATAGGTCCAAATGTACAAGAATGGGGTCCAAGGTTTCCTGATATGTCAAACGCATATGATAAGTCTTTAAGGGAAACGGCAAAGCGAGTTGCAAGCGAGCTAAATATTCCTATTTATGAAGGGGTTTATGTTGCTGTGACAGGTCCGAATTTTGAAACTCCTGCTGAGCTTAGAATGCTGCGCTGGATGGGAGCTGACGCCGTTGGAATGTCAACAGTACCAGAAGTTATCGTAGCAGCACATGCTGGTATAAAAGTTCTTGCAATTTCGGCTATCACCGATAGAGCGGTCCCGGATGATTTAAAACCACTCACAGCTGAGGAAGTGTTGGAAGTTGCACACAGAACAGGGCAAATGATAGCTAAGATCCTGGCTGAAGTTGTGAAAAGAATCTAA
- a CDS encoding methyl-accepting chemotaxis protein, translating into MSIKTRLVILSILLVTIPLTLSIIFTVFNIASETTKIEKDVKKQIGDPKVVFKDFFDRFSNELQKHIEGYNEKLKNSVEKQKESVDKAFENVYLSTLEKESESIKNIVENLIKNRLSIIENIAKVSASSKDVVNAAEQKNLSVAERRGLLNNYVERALFDYISLWTIDNNEPKVKIRPFYPSNGRYFVEYAYSLAPGLSISEYKDFEFAEELKQRMEKILSAASAYAEVFLYNGQRDIYAIAIQPVMHPQLGNTVNGFVVAVGKIGEAFLDEVKRLTNAELTIYVNQKALATTKVDASGARAVGSQEHTEDKYSFSVGSDNYLARKYDLNISGISLAKLEVAIRTESVKSQFEIPEPEKFVLPDIKLPEIDVKVDFKLTRLVLSNILVGTVILAFAIIITIPLVNSISKDILNSAHMIERFADGELISVDVHATGEFERVISSLKKLSQNLKNYADDMKRSSLELNNEVDQITQTNEVLNKSVNKFQQFVQSYVSNVDETKNKIISLQKTLDSSMESTNKMTIQLTELLKDIENTQAEILKNVVLIEEMSDSVNSNIEVFEKFSNTVKRTIEKFATIKNAITKIQNVASQTNLLALNAAIEAARAGEAGRGFAVVADEVMKLSVEINTLSKNLVKEVDTYTNDLQELDKLYVSSGEKFQKLRQAKDEFSANYYTVIEKIQVVGSLSAQIGVQIRENTKAFQDIEQLMNEVSDSILRSSGELSQINNEFNSLTKTFSEIFSSSQKLKEISFRMEEIAKWFK; encoded by the coding sequence ATGTCAATCAAAACAAGGCTTGTGATTTTGTCGATTTTGCTGGTAACGATTCCATTAACGCTTTCTATAATCTTCACAGTTTTCAACATAGCCTCAGAAACAACCAAGATTGAAAAGGATGTCAAAAAACAAATTGGTGATCCCAAGGTCGTATTTAAGGACTTTTTTGATAGATTCTCAAATGAATTGCAAAAACATATAGAAGGTTACAATGAAAAACTTAAAAATTCTGTTGAAAAACAGAAAGAGTCTGTAGATAAGGCTTTTGAAAATGTTTACCTTTCAACTCTTGAGAAAGAATCTGAATCGATTAAAAATATAGTAGAGAATTTGATAAAAAATAGATTGTCGATAATCGAAAATATAGCCAAGGTTAGTGCTTCGTCAAAAGATGTTGTAAATGCAGCAGAACAAAAAAATCTAAGTGTTGCTGAAAGAAGAGGTTTACTTAACAACTATGTTGAGAGGGCGCTATTTGATTACATTAGTCTTTGGACCATCGATAACAATGAACCAAAGGTTAAGATAAGACCTTTTTATCCTTCCAACGGTAGGTATTTTGTTGAGTACGCTTATTCATTGGCGCCTGGTTTATCGATCAGCGAATACAAAGACTTTGAATTTGCTGAAGAACTAAAGCAAAGAATGGAAAAAATATTGTCAGCAGCTTCTGCTTACGCTGAGGTTTTTCTTTACAATGGTCAAAGAGATATATATGCAATTGCTATTCAGCCAGTCATGCATCCACAACTGGGGAACACAGTCAATGGATTCGTAGTGGCTGTTGGAAAGATTGGTGAAGCATTTTTAGACGAAGTAAAAAGACTTACAAATGCAGAGCTTACGATATACGTAAACCAGAAGGCACTGGCAACTACCAAAGTTGATGCATCTGGTGCCAGAGCAGTTGGTAGTCAAGAACATACGGAGGACAAATATTCTTTTTCAGTTGGAAGTGATAATTACTTGGCAAGAAAATACGATCTCAACATATCTGGAATTTCACTTGCTAAGTTGGAAGTTGCAATTAGAACAGAAAGTGTTAAGTCTCAATTTGAAATACCAGAGCCAGAAAAATTTGTACTTCCTGATATAAAATTGCCGGAAATTGACGTTAAAGTGGATTTCAAACTTACGAGGTTAGTTTTATCCAATATTTTAGTAGGTACGGTAATCTTAGCATTTGCGATAATTATTACCATTCCTCTTGTAAATTCCATTTCAAAAGATATATTAAATTCAGCACATATGATTGAAAGGTTTGCGGATGGTGAGCTTATAAGTGTGGATGTACATGCCACAGGTGAATTTGAAAGGGTCATTTCTTCTCTTAAGAAATTATCGCAAAATTTGAAAAACTACGCTGATGATATGAAACGTAGTTCTCTTGAGCTGAACAACGAAGTGGATCAGATAACACAGACAAACGAAGTGCTTAATAAGTCCGTGAATAAGTTCCAGCAATTTGTGCAAAGCTATGTATCAAACGTAGATGAGACAAAAAATAAAATTATTTCATTGCAAAAGACTCTCGATAGTTCTATGGAAAGCACAAATAAAATGACCATCCAACTAACTGAGTTGTTAAAGGATATAGAAAATACTCAGGCTGAGATATTGAAAAATGTTGTATTAATTGAAGAAATGAGCGATTCTGTGAATTCTAACATCGAAGTATTCGAAAAATTTAGCAACACAGTGAAGAGAACCATTGAAAAGTTTGCAACTATAAAAAATGCAATTACAAAGATTCAAAATGTAGCTTCCCAAACTAATCTTTTGGCTTTGAATGCTGCAATTGAGGCTGCAAGGGCAGGGGAAGCTGGTAGAGGATTCGCTGTAGTTGCAGATGAGGTAATGAAACTTTCCGTTGAGATAAACACACTTTCCAAAAACCTTGTGAAAGAAGTGGATACGTATACGAACGATTTGCAAGAACTCGACAAACTTTACGTAAGTTCAGGTGAGAAATTTCAAAAACTGAGACAAGCAAAAGACGAATTTTCAGCGAACTATTATACCGTTATAGAAAAAATACAAGTTGTTGGTTCCTTGAGTGCACAAATAGGTGTTCAGATTCGTGAAAATACAAAGGCATTTCAGGATATTGAACAGTTGATGAACGAGGTCTCAGATTCTATTCTAAGATCTTCAGGTGAATTGAGTCAAATAAACAACGAATTCAACAGTCTTACGAAAACCTTTTCAGAGATTTTCAGTAGTTCACAGAAACTAAAAGAAATATCCTTCAGAATGGAAGAAATAGCTAAATGGTTTAAATGA
- the mnmE gene encoding tRNA uridine-5-carboxymethylaminomethyl(34) synthesis GTPase MnmE, giving the protein MERDTIVALSSPRGTGAIAVIRLSGEKSLEFLKKTLKSDLVLKNIKERRTYLANLYDVDGELLDEVIFVYFKSPKSYTGEDMVEVYCHGGVLVTDRIIDNFVKLGARLAENGEFTKRAFLNGKIDLIKAESILQVIEAKSETSLRLALDNLKGKLSLEIESLRTRIIDILSKIEVSIDYSDDIDVPVDEIFRDLNEVKDYLTEKLKHADRGLHLSTGVTMTIVGKPNVGKSTLLNRLLVEDRAIVTDIPGTTRDIIKGEIKIKGVHFVISDTAGIRQTSDRVEQIGIEKALKEAEKSDIVIFLLDATTGFTKDDEYISKIMKNERVLYVWNKVDVGNKIVELGNNVKISAVTGDGIRELEERIIQMVTPLIRDGEVSHITSKRQLEYMKKVKFHLDKCINGLKNGLPLDIVSIDLRESLITLDEITGRSFKEDLIDNIFSKFCVGK; this is encoded by the coding sequence TTGGAAAGAGATACCATAGTTGCCTTATCGAGTCCACGTGGCACAGGGGCAATAGCTGTTATAAGACTCTCTGGGGAAAAATCCCTTGAGTTTTTAAAAAAAACTTTGAAAAGTGATTTAGTACTAAAAAATATAAAAGAAAGAAGAACTTACTTAGCTAATCTGTATGATGTTGATGGCGAACTTCTTGATGAAGTTATATTTGTTTATTTCAAATCTCCAAAAAGTTACACTGGAGAAGACATGGTTGAGGTCTATTGTCATGGTGGGGTGCTTGTAACAGACAGGATTATCGATAACTTTGTCAAACTCGGAGCTCGTTTGGCTGAGAATGGCGAATTCACGAAGCGAGCCTTTCTGAATGGAAAGATTGACTTGATAAAAGCTGAGTCGATATTGCAGGTAATAGAAGCTAAGAGCGAAACAAGTCTGAGGTTAGCATTGGATAATTTAAAAGGTAAACTCTCTCTGGAAATAGAATCTTTGAGAACAAGAATAATAGATATACTTTCAAAAATAGAAGTATCAATTGACTATAGCGATGACATAGATGTACCAGTTGACGAGATATTCAGAGATTTAAACGAAGTTAAAGATTATTTAACCGAAAAGCTTAAGCATGCCGATAGAGGATTACACCTTTCAACAGGTGTTACAATGACGATCGTTGGTAAACCAAATGTAGGAAAAAGTACACTGCTAAACAGGTTACTTGTTGAAGACAGGGCCATAGTAACAGATATACCCGGTACAACAAGAGATATTATCAAAGGTGAGATAAAAATAAAAGGTGTACACTTTGTGATCTCAGACACAGCCGGTATTAGACAAACAAGTGATAGGGTGGAACAAATTGGTATAGAAAAGGCTTTGAAAGAAGCAGAAAAATCAGACATTGTAATCTTTTTGCTTGATGCAACGACTGGGTTTACGAAAGATGATGAATATATAAGTAAAATAATGAAAAACGAGCGCGTTTTGTACGTTTGGAATAAGGTGGATGTAGGTAACAAAATAGTCGAACTTGGTAACAACGTGAAGATAAGCGCGGTAACCGGAGATGGAATACGTGAGCTCGAAGAGCGTATTATCCAAATGGTAACTCCTTTGATACGAGATGGAGAAGTGTCTCACATAACTTCAAAAAGACAACTTGAGTACATGAAAAAAGTAAAATTCCATTTGGATAAATGCATAAATGGTTTGAAAAACGGTCTTCCGTTGGATATAGTTTCTATAGATTTGAGAGAAAGTTTAATCACACTTGATGAAATAACTGGCAGAAGTTTTAAAGAGGATTTAATTGATAATATCTTTTCAAAATTCTGTGTAGGAAAATAA